The genomic stretch CATATTTTTTTCTGGTCTATAAGCTTGCATTATAGACCTTTAATGAGAAGAAATGGGAGAATAGTATTTGTAATATTCTGAATATGTAGAATAAATTCTACATCATCCCAGTTTTGAGCTTAAATTTATCTGGGTATATATTTTTTATAAACTACTATAACTTAGTAAACAAGCTATTTATAAACTAAAATTATTTTTATTATAAGATTGGCACAAAAGTTGCTTTATATAGAAGTATAAAAAAATAAGGAGGTATATATTATGAGAGAAGTAGTAATAGTAGGAGCAGCAAGAACACCCATAGGTAGCTACGGAGGAAGCTTAGCTTCATTATCAGCAATAGATTTAGGAGTAATAGCAGCAAAAGAAGCAATAAAAAGAGCAGGCATAAAACCAGAAGACATAGATGAAGTAATCCTAGGCAACGTACTATCAGCAGGCATAGGTCAAAACCCAGCAAGACAAGTAGCACTAGGAGCAGGCTTACCAGACACAACACCAGCAACAACAATA from Proteiniborus ethanoligenes encodes the following:
- a CDS encoding beta-ketoacyl synthase N-terminal-like domain-containing protein, producing MREVVIVGAARTPIGSYGGSLASLSAIDLGVIAAKEAIKRAGIKPEDIDEVILGNVLSAGIGQNPARQVALGAGLPDTTPATTINKVCGSGLRSVSMAAQFIMLGDADIILAGGTESMSNAPYLLPSARWGQRMGDGKIVDYMVHDGLTDIFNNYHMGITA